The DNA sequence TGGGATTTCGACCGCAACGCGACCGAGACTCTAGAAGAGCTGTATCTAAAATATAAATTCGAAGAACTGTGTGGACAGGCTACTCCCGATGCCTTTATCAGCGCTTACACCAGCAATAATCATCGACTTTGGGGTTTGTATCATCATCATAAAATTGATAAACCTACGCTACGACGATTACGATTTGAAGATACATTTACGCAGTTGGGTATAGATCCAAATTTGTTTCCATGGGATTTTGAGGAAGAATACCTCGCATCTTGCCCAAATAAAACACACTTGTTCCCGCACGCCCATGAAACACTAGCTTATTTAAAAGAGCGTTATACCCTGCACCTTATTTCTAACGGTTTTCAGGAAGCCTGCGAGCGTAAATTAGCTGGAAGTCAGCTATCGCGATATTTCGACACCATCACCATATCTGAAATAGTAGGGATTAATAAACCGGATTCACGAATTTTCGAACATGCTCTGCGAGAAGGAAATGCGAGCAAAAGCACTTCCATGATGATCGGCGACAATTTAGACGCCGATGTGCGCGGTGCGCAAAACTTCGGTATGGATGCTGTATTTTTCAATCCACTTGCAGCAGTTGTGCCTAATGATATTGTGCATAGTATCTCTGATTTGAAAGACCTACAAGCACTTCTTTAGTAAAGCGAAGAGCTAACTTATATCATAAAAGAGGCCTCTTCATTCTAGGATGAAGAGGCCTCTTTTATGATTTTTATCGGAGGATTACAATACTTTTACGGTAATGTTTCTCATCCATACTTTATCGCCATGGTCTTGGAAACCAACAACACCAGACTTAGTTTTACCGCCAACATTATTCAACAGATGAAATGCCAAAGGCCATTTCTCTTGACTAAATTTGCTCGCTTGCAGCATTTGTGTCCACTCTGGAGTCCATAATGAATATTCTACGACTTTTTCATCGTTCTGGTAATGCGTTACCTTACCTTTGTTTACCACAATTTTAGCTCTGTTCCACTGTTCGAACGGAAAACCATTTTGCGG is a window from the Sphingobacterium sp. lm-10 genome containing:
- a CDS encoding YjjG family noncanonical pyrimidine nucleotidase, with the translated sequence MTERTDSNIVHFARLMYLCTMFMNKKDIFFDLDHTIWDFDRNATETLEELYLKYKFEELCGQATPDAFISAYTSNNHRLWGLYHHHKIDKPTLRRLRFEDTFTQLGIDPNLFPWDFEEEYLASCPNKTHLFPHAHETLAYLKERYTLHLISNGFQEACERKLAGSQLSRYFDTITISEIVGINKPDSRIFEHALREGNASKSTSMMIGDNLDADVRGAQNFGMDAVFFNPLAAVVPNDIVHSISDLKDLQALL